The nucleotide window GCGCTCCACCGGCGGACACCCGCGAGTTCGATCGCCTTGCCGAGAGCGTCAATCTCATGACTGAGCGGCTCCTGGACGCGCAGGGGGCCCTGGTGCAGGCCGAGAAGCTCGCGTCGGTGGGCCGCCTGGCGGCGGGCGTCGCGCACGAGATCGGCAACCCGTTGGCGGCGATCGGCAACTATCTGGAGCTGCTCGGCCGGCGCGGCGAGGCACCGGATCTGGTGGCTGCGATCGACCGGGAGGCTCGCCGCATCGACACCATCGTCCGCAGCCTGCTCGACTACGCGCGGCCGCGTGACGCGCGGCGCGAGCCGCTCGACGTGGGGGCGGTGGCCGAGCGAACGGTGGAGCTGCTGCGCGCGCAGGGCCTGCTGCGACTGGTGAGCGTGGAGGTCGTGCGCGCCGAGGGCCTTCCCGCGATGCTCGGCGACGCGCCCGCGCTCGAGCAGGTGTTCGTGAACCTGCTGCTCAACGCGGTGGACGCGGCCGGCGAGGGAGGGCGCATCGCGGTGGTCGCCAGCCCGGCGCGGCTGGGCGCGGTCGTGGAGGCCGAGCGGCGGAGCACGGACGCCGACGCCGGTGCGGCGGCCGTGCGCAGCGCGCGGCGGACGGGCCGTCACCTCGAGAGCGTCGCCGACGGGGCTCCGGCGGTGCAGGTCGTCGTCGGCGACAGCGGTCCGGGCGTGCCTGCGGACCTGGTCGAGCGCGTCTTCGACCCGTTCTTCACCACCAAGGAGCCCGGCAAGGGCACGGGACTCGGCCTGGCGATCGTGCAGCGGATCGTTCACGATCATGGGGGTCGCGTGGACGTCGCCCGGGCGCGGGAGGGCGGCGCCGCGTTCACCGTCACGTTCCCCGGGATGGCGCCGTGAAGCTGCTCATCGTCGATGACGAGCCTGGGCTGCGGCAGTCGTTGAGGCTGCTGCTGAGCGAGGAAGGCTTCGAAGTGGCCGACGAGGCGGATGGCGAGCGCGGCCTGTCCCGCGCGCTCGCCGAGAGCTTCGACGCCGTGCTGTGCGACGTCCGGATGCCGGCCCTGGACGGGCTGGAATTCCTGCGCCGCTACCGGGCGGCCGGCGGAGCGGCGCTGGTGATCATGATGAGCGC belongs to Gemmatimonadales bacterium and includes:
- a CDS encoding ATP-binding protein — translated: MARRPAGGAAPPKPSLRTELLLNLAVLAAGALVLAVFTAVLVPLLGRGFLGVALITALVMADVLIFIGFGRYLVSRLVTEPMAALVSVTQAVATGEMSRRAPPADTREFDRLAESVNLMTERLLDAQGALVQAEKLASVGRLAAGVAHEIGNPLAAIGNYLELLGRRGEAPDLVAAIDREARRIDTIVRSLLDYARPRDARREPLDVGAVAERTVELLRAQGLLRLVSVEVVRAEGLPAMLGDAPALEQVFVNLLLNAVDAAGEGGRIAVVASPARLGAVVEAERRSTDADAGAAAVRSARRTGRHLESVADGAPAVQVVVGDSGPGVPADLVERVFDPFFTTKEPGKGTGLGLAIVQRIVHDHGGRVDVARAREGGAAFTVTFPGMAP